From a single Drosophila biarmipes strain raj3 unplaced genomic scaffold, RU_DBia_V1.1 ptg000018l, whole genome shotgun sequence genomic region:
- the LOC108032870 gene encoding ribonuclease kappa, whose amino-acid sequence MKICGPKLSLCGLIISVWGIVQLVLMGLFFYINSVALIEDLPLEEEYHSLQDFYTAANRAYNQNAYNCWIAACIYVLTLLLSAQQFYMNSRVTAN is encoded by the exons atgaaaatctgtGGTCCTAAATTGTCCCTTTGTGGTCTGATCATCTCCGTTTGGGGTATTGTCCAGTTG GTTCTTATGGGTCTATTTTTCTACATCAATAGCGTGGCTCTTATTGAGGATTTACCCCTAGAAGAGGAATACCATTCCTTGCAAGATTTTTATACAGCCGCCAATAGAGCGTACAATCAA AATGCCTACAACTGCTGGATTGCTGCATGCATCTATGTACTCACATTGTTGCTATCGGCACAACAATTTTACATGAATAGTAGAGTAACTGCCAATTAA